The DNA region TAAAAAATACCTGTAATTATCCTGATAACAGCAGGTAGCAGTAACCCGACGACCAAAGATAATACTATCCATGCCGCCCCAAAATGAATGGAATTGATCTTAGGTATCCTGAACTTACTCATAATTAATTTCTACCTCTATATACAAACTGCGTCAAGTACAAGTGATTTTATTTATTGCTTACATTACCGATCATGGTTATCCCTTTAACACACCACAGATAATTTACAATGCTGTCCAAATAAACAGACCTCAAAAACCAGAAAATATAGTATAATAGTGACAGAAACCGAAGGGAGCTGTCGCTATGTCAAAAAGATTTCCGAAACCTGAGATCACACTTGATGGGATATACTCAAAGTTCGCAGACGATGACTTTTGCAAGGATTTTCTGCTTGATATCCGCTTTGAAAAGGGCTTTGCCTGCCCGTTTTGCGGTGGCTCTGAGTACCGCAGGATAAGGTCACGTCATCTGCTGCGCTGCAAGTTATGTAAAGCAGATATTTCCGCCACAAACGGAACTTTTATGCACAGAACACATATTCCGCTCAGACTGTGGATAATCACCGCATTCCTCGTTATGAGCAACAAATGCAGCGTGTCCGCTGTTACTCTCATGAGAACTCTTGGCGTGACTTACAAGACTGCCTGGTACATCCTTCATCGCATCAGAAAAGCCATGAAATGCCGTGAAGAACGCTATTTGCTCGACGGGATCGTTGAACTTGATGACACGTATCTCGGTGCTCCGACTCACGGTAAAAAGCGTGGCAGAGGAACTGAAAAAGTCAAGATGATCGTAGCTTTATCAAAGAACGCAGCAGGAAATCCCGAGTACGTTAAAATGAGCGATGTGCCGAATTTAAAGGGTATAACTGTGGGTAGATTTGCCAGGGATAATATCCGCGCAGGTTCTAAGATCGAGAGTGATAATGCCCGAAGTTACAAGAAGCCGCTGGCACAGAAATACTTCCATATTTTTGAGACATATGATCCGACAAGCGGTCAGCTGAATTGGATGCATAAAGTTATATCAAACTTCAAAGCAATGATCATGGGAACTTATCACGGAAACGAAAAGATCCATACAGCGTTGTATGCTGCCGAATACTGCTACAAATTCAACCGCCGTAAGCTGGGAAACAGTGCGTATTTAAGGCTCTTGGCTGCTTTGGTTCAGTGATCTTACTTGTGGTGTGTTAAGGGGATAACCATATTACCGATTATACCATAATCGTCCCTTCTTTTCAATACGGTAAACTAAAAAACGTGAACGTGTATCAAATATCATTGTTAATACAAATGTGTTGACTTTTCCTTCGGATAGCGGTATAATAGTAATGTTATATATAAAGGGAAGATCATATCGTTGGGCTGAGAACCCTTAGACCTGGTGCGGATAATGCCGCCGTAGGAAGTCATAATGCGATTTTTTACAGGAGGTATCATACAGGTACCTTCTGTTTTTTGTGCGTCACTTATCCGCTGTATCATATTATCCGGAGGTATCAATATGCTTGGGACTATGCTGGAAAATGTCAGAAAAAATTGTCCGCTGATACATAACATCACAAACTATGTCACAGTCAATGACTGCGCAAATATCGTACTCGCCTGCGGGGCATCACCCATAATGGCTGATGACGAGGGCGAAGCTGCCGAGATAACCGCTATCTGCGGCGGTCTGAATATCAATATCGGTACACTTAACCACAATACAATACCCTCGATGTTCCTTGCAGGCAAAAAGGCGAATGAACTGGGACATCCCGTTCTTCTCGACCCTGTGGGTGCAGGCGCATCTAAACTCAGGACTGAAACAGCCTGCAAGCTTCTCGATGAGATAAAATTCACCTGCATACGCGGAAACATTTCCGAGATAAAGACCCTTGCTTCCGTTGGCGGTACCACCAAGGGCGTTGATGCTGATGCAGCCGATAAAGTCACCGAGGATAACCTCGAAAGCGTTATCGCTTTCACCAAGAAACTCGCTGAAAAGACAGGTGCTGTGATCGCCATAACAGGCGCTATAGATATTGTTGCCGATGCCAAAAAAGCATACATCATACGCAACGGACACCCGATGATGTCTTCCATAACAGGAACAGGCTGTCAGCTTTCTGCCATGACCACTGCTTTCATCACTGCCAACCCCGACCACACTCTTGAAGCTGTCGTAGCCGCTGTATGCACTATGGGATATGCAGGCGAAGTCGCTCATGAAAGACTTTCAGATAAGGACGGCAACTCAACTTACAGAAACTGCATCATCGACGCTGTATACAATATGACACCCGAAGCGTTGGAGAAAGGAGCAAAATATGAAGTGCGATAAAAATACTATGCTGCTCTACGCTGTTACAGACAGAGCATGGCTCGGAGATATGACCCTTTATCAGCAGGTGGAACTCGCCCTCAAAGGCGGTGTTACCTGTGTTCAGCTGCGCGAGAAGGAGCTTTCCGATGAGGATTTTCTTGCCGAAGCTATCGAGATATCCGCCCTTTGCAAAAAGTACGGAGTACCGTTTTTCATAAATGATAACGTGGATATAGCCGTAAAGTGCAAGGCAGACGGTATCCATGTCGGTCAGGAGGATATGGCTGCTGCAAAAGTCCGTGAACGTGTCGGCGAGGATATGATGATAGGTGTATCGGTACATTCCGTAAGCGAAGCCCTTGAAGCCGTAGCTGCAGGCGCTGACTGTCTCGGTGTAGGGGCAATGTTCTCCACCTCCACAAAAGCAGATGCAAGTGTACTTCCAAAGGATACCCTGCGTGATATTTGTAATGCGGTGGATATCCCTGTGGTCGCCATCGGTGGTATCGGCAAGGGGAATATCGATAAACTCAAAGGCACAGGCGTTGACGGAGTTGCTCTGGTAAGCGCTATATTCTCAGCTGAGGATATTGAAAGCGAATGCCGTGAGCTGAGAAAATTATCGGAAGAAATGGTACGCGGCTAAAGGGACGTACTATTTGGTATAAAAATTTATACGAAACGATACGAAAACATACGACCGTATTGTTTGGTATTCAGACCTATAACTAAACGATACTAATGTATACGGCGGCATATCGGGGGCACCACTCTATGCCGCGATATAAAACAATGCTAAATCTGAAAGGAGTTCTGAAAATGAAAAAGAAAACAGCATTGACCATTGCAGGAAGTGACTGCAGCGGAGGCGCCGGTATTCAGGCTGATCTGAAAACAATGACCATGAACGGTGTGTACGCCATGAGTGCGATCACCGCTCTTACCGCCCAGAATACGACAGGCGTAACAGGAATACTTGAATCCACTCCCGAATTTTTACAGCAGCAGATAGACGCTATCTTCGAGGACATCTTCCCCGATGCGGTAAAGATCGGTATGGTATCAACGGTCAGCCTTATCCGTGTGATAGCAGAAAGACTTGAACACTACAAGGCAAAAAATATAGTTGTCGATCCCGTTATGGTGGCTACCAGCGGTGCTAAGCTTATCGATGACAGTGCTATCGAAGAACTGAAAAAGAACCTTCTCCCGAAAGCCTGCGTCATCACACCCAATATCCCCGAAGCAGAAGTTCTTGCCGATATTAAGATCACCTGCGAAGATGATATGGTAGCAGCAGCAAAGCTTATCTTTGAGAAATTCGGCTGTGCTGTACTCTGCAAGGGCGGACACGCCATCAACGATGCAAACGATCTGCTTTACAATGCAGATGGTGCAAAATGGTTCAGGGGCAAGAGGATAGATAATCCCAACACCCACGGCACAGGCTGTACCCTTTCAAGTGCAATAGCCGCAAATCTTGCCAAAGGCGAGAGCCTTGAAAAGGCAGTTGAGAACGCTAAAAACTATATTTCGGGAGCACTTGCCGCACAGCTGGATCTCGGAAA from Ruminococcus albus AD2013 includes:
- a CDS encoding IS1595 family transposase, with protein sequence MSKRFPKPEITLDGIYSKFADDDFCKDFLLDIRFEKGFACPFCGGSEYRRIRSRHLLRCKLCKADISATNGTFMHRTHIPLRLWIITAFLVMSNKCSVSAVTLMRTLGVTYKTAWYILHRIRKAMKCREERYLLDGIVELDDTYLGAPTHGKKRGRGTEKVKMIVALSKNAAGNPEYVKMSDVPNLKGITVGRFARDNIRAGSKIESDNARSYKKPLAQKYFHIFETYDPTSGQLNWMHKVISNFKAMIMGTYHGNEKIHTALYAAEYCYKFNRRKLGNSAYLRLLAALVQ
- the thiD gene encoding bifunctional hydroxymethylpyrimidine kinase/phosphomethylpyrimidine kinase codes for the protein MKKKTALTIAGSDCSGGAGIQADLKTMTMNGVYAMSAITALTAQNTTGVTGILESTPEFLQQQIDAIFEDIFPDAVKIGMVSTVSLIRVIAERLEHYKAKNIVVDPVMVATSGAKLIDDSAIEELKKNLLPKACVITPNIPEAEVLADIKITCEDDMVAAAKLIFEKFGCAVLCKGGHAINDANDLLYNADGAKWFRGKRIDNPNTHGTGCTLSSAIAANLAKGESLEKAVENAKNYISGALAAQLDLGKGSGPMDHAFILN
- the thiE gene encoding thiamine phosphate synthase; amino-acid sequence: MKCDKNTMLLYAVTDRAWLGDMTLYQQVELALKGGVTCVQLREKELSDEDFLAEAIEISALCKKYGVPFFINDNVDIAVKCKADGIHVGQEDMAAAKVRERVGEDMMIGVSVHSVSEALEAVAAGADCLGVGAMFSTSTKADASVLPKDTLRDICNAVDIPVVAIGGIGKGNIDKLKGTGVDGVALVSAIFSAEDIESECRELRKLSEEMVRG
- the thiM gene encoding hydroxyethylthiazole kinase codes for the protein MLGTMLENVRKNCPLIHNITNYVTVNDCANIVLACGASPIMADDEGEAAEITAICGGLNINIGTLNHNTIPSMFLAGKKANELGHPVLLDPVGAGASKLRTETACKLLDEIKFTCIRGNISEIKTLASVGGTTKGVDADAADKVTEDNLESVIAFTKKLAEKTGAVIAITGAIDIVADAKKAYIIRNGHPMMSSITGTGCQLSAMTTAFITANPDHTLEAVVAAVCTMGYAGEVAHERLSDKDGNSTYRNCIIDAVYNMTPEALEKGAKYEVR